Proteins encoded in a region of the Lepeophtheirus salmonis chromosome 6, UVic_Lsal_1.4, whole genome shotgun sequence genome:
- the LOC121120494 gene encoding thyrotroph embryonic factor gives MSFSLNPNQLVVARPITSLSTSTNFSHSTTSQLLQRNPSTFPLCHHFTEAAIRDSFGLKKRQRGRKRPIPPEEKDQRYYERRARNNLAAKKSRDQRKMRESRIALRASFLVKENVILRAQIAAFGLERQSLQKLILERQKALIQ, from the exons ATGTCTTTTTCATTAAACCCAAATCAACTGGTCGTGGCTAGACCAATAACATCTTTATCAACATCGACGAACTTTT cACACTCAACAACTTCGCAACTTCTTCAAAGGAATCCTTCAACCTTCCCTCTTTGCCACCACTTCACTGAAGCAGCCATTCGAGACTCTTTTGGTTTGAAGAAAAGACAAAGGGGACGTAAGAGGCCCATTCCTCCGGAAGAAAAGGATCAAAGGTACTATGAGCGAAGAGCACGTAATAATCTGGCTGCGAAGAAATCTCGCGATCAAAGAAAAATGAGAGAAAGTAGAATTGCTCTTCGTGCATCATTTTTGGTGAaggaaaatgttattttgagaGCACAAATTGCAGCTTTTGGACTGGAGAGACAATCTTTGCAAAAACTAATTCTTGAAAGACAGAAAGCACTCAttcaataa